From one Streptomyces spiramyceticus genomic stretch:
- the cobN gene encoding cobaltochelatase subunit CobN yields the protein MNTVLLLSTADTDLLAARASGAPYRIGNPTRIDAAGELPALIEGASVAVVRLLGGKRAWEDGLAVLKASGIPTVLLGGETVPDAELMAESSVPAGVVAEALRYLVEGGPGNLVELARFLSDTVLLTGVGFAEPQKMPEWGVHGERAYTEGRPTVGVLFYRAHELSGNTSFVDVLCDQIEAKGANALPVYCGSLRSADPELYEELGKADALIATVLAAGGTRASDASAGGDDEAWDIGALADLNVPVLQGLCLTSSRATWDESDAALSPMDAAMQVAIPEFDGRLITVPFSFKEQGEGDVPVYVADPERAARVAGIAVRHARLAHKPNGEKRLALVFTAYPTKHSRVGNAVGLDTPASAIRVLDALRDAGYGVEGHPDNGDELIHRLINAGGHDVEWLTEEQLAAAPARVPLADYQAWFDKLEPELRDGMLEHWGEAPGQLYVDGDEIVLASLQFGNVVVMIQPPRGFGENPIAIYHDPDMPPSHHYMAAYRWLENSFGADAIIHMGKHGTMEWLPGKGLGLSAGCGPDAVMGELPLIYPFIVNDPGEGTQAKRRGHATVVDHLVPPMARADTYGDLAKLEQLLDEYALVSDLDPAKAPAVRAQIWTLVTAAQLHHDLHLDEQPDDDDFDEFVMHIDGYLCEIKDVQIRDGLHVLGGGPESEARVNLVLAVLRASQVWGGKANALPGLRACLAEHFGLVEKELLGEPGAAVKVADGLTALVDGPARTGADAIDLLEQLCRRLAEGMEERRWDVTEAAGLVDEVLGVELPDAVAVLRFACDEVVPRLARTTDEIGNILHALDGGYVPAGPSGSPTRGLVNVLPTGRNFYSVDPKAIPSRLSWEVGQALADSLVARYLTDTGEYPKSVGLTVWGTSAMRTQGDDIAEILALLGCRPVWDDASRRVTGFEVVPLEELGRPRIDVTVRISGFFRDAFPHVVGLIDDAVRTVAELDEPGDRNFVRAHADEDTAEHGDRRRATARIFGSKPGAYGAGLLPLIDARNWRSDADLAEVYAVWGGYAYGRGLEGRAARGDMETAFRRIAVAAKNVDTREHDLVDADDYFQYHGGMVAMVRHLTGESPEAYVGDSATPDQVKTRTLGEETHRVFRARVVNPRWMAAMRRHGYKGAFEMAATVDYLFGYDATAGVVDDWMYEKLSSEYVFDPENQDFMKKSNPWALRGITERLLEAAERGLWAEPDAETLERLRATYLELEGDLEGDA from the coding sequence ATGAACACTGTGCTTTTGCTGTCCACCGCCGATACGGATCTGCTGGCGGCCCGCGCCTCCGGCGCCCCGTACCGCATCGGCAACCCCACCCGTATCGACGCGGCCGGGGAACTGCCCGCGCTGATCGAGGGGGCGTCGGTCGCCGTCGTACGGCTGCTCGGCGGCAAGCGCGCCTGGGAGGACGGGCTCGCCGTCCTCAAGGCCTCCGGGATTCCGACCGTCCTGCTGGGCGGTGAGACCGTGCCGGACGCCGAGCTGATGGCCGAGTCGTCCGTACCTGCGGGCGTCGTCGCCGAGGCGCTGCGCTACCTCGTCGAGGGCGGGCCGGGGAACCTGGTCGAGCTGGCCCGGTTCCTCTCCGACACCGTGCTGCTGACCGGTGTCGGCTTCGCCGAGCCGCAGAAGATGCCCGAGTGGGGCGTGCACGGTGAGCGCGCGTACACCGAGGGGCGCCCGACGGTCGGCGTGCTCTTCTACCGGGCGCACGAGCTCTCCGGGAACACGTCGTTCGTCGACGTGCTGTGCGACCAGATCGAGGCGAAGGGCGCCAACGCCCTCCCCGTCTACTGCGGCTCACTGCGCAGCGCCGACCCGGAGCTGTACGAGGAGCTGGGCAAGGCCGACGCGCTGATCGCCACGGTCCTCGCGGCGGGCGGCACCCGGGCCAGCGACGCCTCGGCCGGCGGTGACGACGAGGCGTGGGACATCGGCGCGCTCGCCGACCTCAACGTGCCCGTGCTGCAGGGCCTTTGCCTTACGTCGTCACGCGCGACGTGGGACGAGTCCGATGCGGCGCTCTCGCCGATGGACGCGGCCATGCAGGTCGCCATCCCCGAATTCGACGGCCGGCTCATCACCGTGCCCTTCTCCTTCAAGGAGCAGGGCGAGGGAGATGTCCCGGTGTACGTCGCCGATCCCGAGCGGGCCGCGCGCGTGGCGGGTATCGCCGTACGGCACGCCAGGCTGGCGCACAAGCCGAACGGTGAGAAGCGCCTCGCGCTCGTCTTCACGGCGTACCCGACGAAGCACTCACGCGTGGGCAATGCGGTGGGTCTCGACACGCCCGCTTCCGCGATCCGGGTCCTCGACGCCCTGCGCGACGCCGGATACGGCGTCGAAGGGCACCCCGACAACGGCGACGAGCTGATCCACCGGCTCATCAACGCCGGCGGGCACGACGTGGAGTGGCTGACCGAGGAGCAGCTCGCCGCGGCCCCCGCGCGGGTGCCGCTCGCCGACTACCAGGCGTGGTTCGACAAGCTGGAGCCCGAGCTGCGCGACGGCATGCTGGAGCACTGGGGCGAGGCACCGGGCCAGCTGTACGTCGACGGTGACGAGATCGTGCTGGCGTCCCTGCAGTTCGGCAATGTCGTCGTGATGATCCAGCCGCCGCGCGGCTTCGGCGAGAACCCGATCGCGATCTACCACGACCCGGACATGCCGCCCTCGCACCACTACATGGCGGCGTACCGGTGGCTCGAAAACAGCTTCGGTGCGGACGCGATCATCCACATGGGCAAGCACGGCACGATGGAGTGGCTGCCGGGGAAGGGCCTCGGGCTGTCGGCCGGTTGCGGTCCCGACGCCGTGATGGGTGAGCTGCCGCTGATCTACCCGTTCATCGTCAACGACCCGGGCGAGGGCACGCAGGCCAAGCGGCGCGGGCACGCGACGGTCGTGGACCACCTGGTGCCGCCGATGGCGCGTGCGGACACGTACGGGGACCTGGCGAAGCTCGAACAGCTGCTGGACGAGTACGCGCTGGTCAGCGACCTCGACCCGGCCAAGGCCCCTGCGGTGCGGGCACAGATCTGGACGCTGGTGACGGCGGCCCAGCTCCACCACGACCTGCACCTCGACGAGCAGCCGGACGACGACGACTTCGACGAGTTCGTCATGCACATCGACGGCTACCTGTGCGAAATCAAGGACGTCCAGATCCGCGACGGCCTGCATGTGCTGGGCGGTGGCCCCGAGTCCGAGGCCCGGGTCAACCTGGTGCTGGCCGTACTCCGCGCCTCCCAGGTGTGGGGCGGCAAGGCCAACGCGCTGCCCGGCCTGCGGGCGTGTCTCGCCGAGCACTTCGGTCTGGTCGAGAAGGAGCTGCTGGGCGAGCCCGGTGCGGCCGTGAAGGTGGCGGACGGGCTGACCGCGCTGGTCGACGGCCCGGCGCGGACCGGCGCCGACGCGATCGACCTGCTGGAGCAGCTGTGCCGGCGGCTCGCCGAGGGCATGGAGGAGCGCCGCTGGGACGTCACGGAGGCCGCCGGCCTGGTGGACGAGGTGCTGGGCGTCGAACTGCCGGACGCGGTGGCCGTGTTGCGGTTCGCGTGCGACGAGGTCGTGCCGAGGCTTGCCCGTACGACCGACGAGATCGGCAACATCCTGCACGCGCTGGACGGCGGCTATGTGCCGGCCGGACCCTCGGGTTCGCCGACGCGTGGTCTCGTGAATGTGCTGCCGACCGGGCGCAACTTCTACTCCGTCGACCCGAAGGCGATCCCGTCGCGGCTGTCGTGGGAGGTCGGGCAGGCACTGGCCGACTCGCTGGTGGCCCGGTACCTGACGGACACCGGCGAGTACCCGAAGTCGGTCGGCCTGACGGTGTGGGGTACGTCCGCGATGCGCACCCAGGGCGACGACATCGCCGAGATCCTGGCGCTGCTCGGGTGCCGGCCGGTGTGGGACGACGCTTCGCGACGGGTGACGGGGTTCGAGGTCGTGCCGCTGGAGGAGCTGGGGCGGCCTCGCATCGACGTGACGGTGCGCATTTCCGGATTCTTCCGGGATGCGTTCCCGCATGTGGTGGGGCTCATCGACGATGCCGTGCGGACCGTGGCCGAACTGGATGAGCCGGGTGACCGCAACTTCGTGCGCGCGCACGCGGACGAGGACACCGCCGAGCACGGTGACCGTCGGCGCGCTACGGCTCGTATCTTCGGCTCGAAGCCTGGGGCTTATGGGGCGGGGCTGCTGCCGCTGATCGATGCGCGGAACTGGCGCTCGGATGCGGATCTGGCCGAGGTGTACGCGGTGTGGGGCGGTTACGCGTACGGGCGCGGGCTTGAGGGGCGAGCAGCCCGGGGGGACATGGAGACGGCGTTCCGGCGGATCGCTGTGGCCGCGAAGAATGTCGATACGCGCGAACATGATCTGGTCGATGCCGACGACTACTTCCAGTACCACGGCGGCATGGTCGCCATGGTGCGTCACCTGACGGGTGAGTCGCCCGAGGCGTATGTGGGTGACAGCGCGACGCCCGACCAGGTGAAGACGCGGACGCTGGGCGAGGAGACACACCGGGTGTTCCGGGCGCGGGTGGTCAATCCGCGGTGGATGGCGGCGATGCGGAGGCACGGTTACAAGGGCGCCTTCGAGATGGCGGCCACCGTCGACTACCTCTTCGGGTACGACGCGACGGCGGGCGTCGTCGACGACTGGATGTACGAGAAGTTGTCGAGCGAGTACGTCTTCGATCCGGAAAACCAGGACTTCATGAAGAAGTCCAACCCCTGGGCGCTGCGCGGGATCACGGAGCGGCTTCTTGAGGCCGCCGAGCGTGGGCTGTGGGCGGAGCCGGACGCGGAGACGCTGGAGCGGCTGCGGGCGACGTATCTGGAGCTTGAGGGCGACCTGGAAGGTGACGCGTGA
- a CDS encoding putative cobaltochelatase, with amino-acid sequence MSTPYPFTAIVGQDDLRLGLLLNAVSPAVGGVLVRGEKGTAKSTAVRALSALMPQVAVVAGCRFSCAPGAPDPACPDGPHEVASGVSRAARMVELPVGASEDRLVGALDIERALAEGVKAFEPGLLADAHRGILYVDEVNLLHDHLVDLLLDAAAMGASYVEREGVSVRHASRFLLVGTMNPEEGELRPQLLDRFGLTVEVAASRETDQRVEVVRRRLAYDDDPAAFAAKWAGEEAALRARIVAARALLPDVRLGDGALRQIAATCAAFEVDGMRADIVMARTATALAAWAGRTDVMAEDVRQAALLALPHRRRRNPFDAPGLDEDKLDDTLEQNSGSEDDDPDPDGPGGGGQPPQGDGGADDGSSDSPDQPGEAEPEAGEGQQAPAGSGGEQAAARAGEPFRTKVLSVPGLGEGAAGRRSRARTEHGRTTGARRPQGALTKLHLAATVQAAAPHQRARGRSGRGLVVRRDDLRQATREGREGNLVLFVVDASGSMAARQRMSAVKGAVLSLLLDAYQRRDKVGLVTFRGKDAELVLPPTSSVDAAAARLEILPTGGRTPLSAGLLKAHDVLRVERLRDPSRRPLLVVVTDGRATGGPEPVALAARAARLHEIEGVASVVVDCESGPVRLGLAGDLARELGGNAVTLEELRADSIAGLVKDVQGTNRRAA; translated from the coding sequence GTGAGTACGCCTTATCCCTTTACCGCCATCGTCGGACAGGACGATCTGCGGCTCGGTCTCCTGCTGAACGCCGTCTCGCCCGCAGTCGGTGGCGTGCTCGTGCGAGGTGAGAAGGGGACCGCCAAGTCGACTGCGGTACGTGCCCTTTCGGCGCTTATGCCGCAAGTTGCCGTTGTCGCCGGGTGCCGGTTCTCTTGTGCGCCCGGGGCGCCCGACCCGGCGTGTCCCGACGGGCCGCACGAGGTCGCGAGCGGCGTGTCGCGGGCTGCTCGGATGGTTGAGCTGCCCGTCGGCGCGTCCGAGGACCGGCTCGTCGGTGCGCTCGACATCGAGCGGGCGCTGGCCGAGGGTGTCAAGGCCTTCGAGCCGGGGCTGCTCGCCGACGCGCATCGCGGGATTCTGTACGTCGACGAGGTCAACCTGCTGCACGATCACCTGGTCGACCTGCTGCTGGACGCCGCCGCCATGGGCGCGTCGTACGTCGAGCGTGAAGGTGTTTCCGTACGGCACGCCTCCCGCTTCCTGCTCGTCGGGACGATGAACCCCGAAGAGGGCGAGCTGCGGCCTCAGTTGCTCGACCGGTTCGGGCTGACCGTGGAGGTGGCCGCCTCCCGGGAGACCGATCAGCGGGTGGAGGTCGTACGGCGCAGGCTTGCGTACGACGATGATCCGGCCGCGTTTGCCGCGAAGTGGGCCGGTGAAGAGGCCGCGCTGCGGGCGCGGATCGTGGCTGCGCGGGCGTTGCTGCCAGACGTACGGCTGGGCGACGGTGCGTTGCGGCAGATAGCCGCCACCTGCGCGGCCTTCGAGGTCGACGGTATGCGGGCCGACATTGTGATGGCCCGGACTGCTACGGCTCTGGCCGCTTGGGCGGGGCGCACCGACGTAATGGCCGAGGATGTGCGGCAGGCCGCGCTGCTGGCGCTTCCGCACCGGCGTCGGCGTAATCCGTTCGACGCGCCTGGGCTCGACGAGGACAAGCTCGACGACACGCTGGAGCAGAACAGCGGATCCGAGGACGACGATCCTGATCCCGACGGGCCAGGTGGGGGCGGGCAGCCGCCGCAGGGTGATGGCGGTGCTGACGACGGCTCGTCCGACTCGCCTGATCAGCCCGGTGAGGCCGAGCCCGAGGCCGGGGAGGGGCAGCAGGCTCCCGCCGGGTCCGGTGGCGAGCAGGCTGCCGCCAGGGCGGGTGAGCCGTTCCGTACGAAGGTCCTGAGCGTGCCCGGTCTGGGCGAGGGTGCTGCGGGGCGCCGGTCCCGTGCGCGTACCGAGCACGGTCGTACGACGGGCGCCCGGCGGCCTCAAGGGGCGCTCACGAAGCTGCACTTGGCGGCCACCGTGCAGGCCGCCGCGCCGCATCAGCGGGCGCGGGGGCGCAGTGGGCGCGGTCTTGTGGTGCGCCGCGACGATCTGCGGCAGGCGACGCGGGAGGGGCGTGAGGGGAACCTCGTGCTGTTCGTCGTGGACGCGTCCGGGTCGATGGCTGCCCGGCAGCGGATGAGCGCGGTCAAGGGGGCTGTTCTTTCGCTGCTGCTCGATGCCTATCAGCGGCGGGACAAAGTGGGGCTGGTGACGTTCCGGGGGAAGGACGCGGAGCTTGTGCTTCCGCCTACGTCGTCCGTGGATGCGGCCGCCGCACGGCTGGAGATCCTGCCCACGGGCGGGCGTACGCCGCTGTCGGCGGGGCTGCTGAAGGCGCACGACGTGCTGCGCGTGGAGCGGTTGCGGGATCCGTCGCGGCGTCCGCTGCTGGTCGTCGTGACCGACGGGCGGGCGACCGGCGGGCCGGAGCCGGTGGCTCTGGCCGCGCGGGCCGCCCGGCTGCACGAGATCGAGGGTGTCGCCTCCGTGGTCGTGGACTGCGAGTCCGGGCCCGTACGGCTCGGTCTGGCCGGTGATCTGGCGCGTGAACTGGGCGGCAACGCCGTCACGCTCGAGGAGCTGCGGGCCGACAGCATTGCCGGGCTCGTCAAGGACGTACAGGGAACGAACAGGAGGGCAGCCTGA
- the cobO gene encoding cob(I)yrinic acid a,c-diamide adenosyltransferase, giving the protein MPQGQPSVVPEDGLTTRQRRNRPLVVVHTGIGKGKSTAAFGLALRAWNQGWPIGVFQFVKSAKWKVGEENALKVLGASGEGGSVAWHKMGEGWSWVQRDSQLDNEAAAREGWEQVKRDLAAETYKLYVLDEFAYPMHWGWVDVDEVVAVLRDRPGTQHVVITGRNAPEKLVEAADLVTDMSKVKHPMDAGQKGQRGIEW; this is encoded by the coding sequence ATGCCGCAGGGACAGCCGAGCGTCGTACCGGAAGACGGGCTCACCACGCGTCAGCGGCGCAACCGGCCGCTCGTCGTCGTGCACACGGGGATCGGGAAGGGCAAGTCGACCGCGGCCTTCGGGCTTGCGCTGCGGGCCTGGAACCAGGGGTGGCCGATCGGGGTGTTCCAGTTCGTCAAGTCGGCGAAGTGGAAGGTCGGCGAGGAGAACGCGCTGAAGGTGCTGGGCGCGAGCGGCGAGGGCGGGTCCGTCGCCTGGCACAAGATGGGCGAGGGCTGGTCGTGGGTGCAGCGCGACTCGCAGCTCGACAACGAGGCGGCGGCGCGTGAGGGGTGGGAGCAGGTCAAGCGGGACCTGGCCGCCGAGACGTACAAGCTCTATGTGCTGGACGAGTTTGCTTACCCGATGCACTGGGGGTGGGTGGACGTCGACGAGGTGGTCGCGGTGCTGCGGGACCGGCCCGGGACGCAGCATGTCGTGATCACCGGGCGCAACGCTCCCGAGAAGCTGGTCGAGGCCGCCGACCTGGTGACCGACATGTCCAAGGTCAAACACCCCATGGACGCGGGCCAGAAGGGGCAGCGGGGCATCGAGTGGTAG
- a CDS encoding cobyrinate a,c-diamide synthase: MVARLVVAAPSSGSGKTTVATGLMAAFAARGLCVSPHKVGPDYIDPGYHALATGRPGRNLDAYLCGTDLVAPLFAHGAAGCDVAVVEGVMGLYDGASGQGELASTAQISKLLRAPVVLVVDASSQSRSVAALVHGFASWDPEVRIGGVILNKVGSERHEELLREALDASGVPVLGALRRGKQVRTPSRHLGLVPVAERRADAVEAVAALAEQVRAGCDLDAVLALARSAPELGVTAWEPGVARAADGPSSSARPVVAVASGAAFTFSYAEHAELLSAAGAEVVPFDPLRDERLPDGTRGLVIGGGFPEVYAPELSGNEPLRKAVAELALSGAPVAAECAGLLYLSRSLDGQPMCGVLDAEARMSERLTLGYREAVAVSDSSLAAVGARMRGHEFHRTVIEPGAGAAPAWGMHLPERRVEGFVQQGVHASYLHTHWAADPGMAKRFVERCAG, from the coding sequence GTGGTAGCACGTCTTGTTGTCGCCGCGCCGTCGTCGGGGAGTGGGAAGACCACTGTCGCGACCGGGCTGATGGCTGCCTTCGCGGCGCGGGGGCTGTGCGTCTCGCCGCACAAGGTGGGGCCCGATTACATCGACCCCGGGTATCACGCACTGGCCACTGGGCGGCCCGGGCGCAACCTTGATGCGTACCTGTGCGGGACCGATTTGGTCGCGCCGTTGTTCGCTCATGGGGCTGCCGGGTGCGATGTGGCGGTCGTCGAGGGCGTGATGGGGTTGTACGACGGGGCGTCGGGGCAGGGCGAACTCGCGTCCACGGCGCAGATTTCCAAGCTGCTGCGGGCGCCGGTGGTGCTGGTCGTCGACGCGTCTTCGCAGTCGCGGTCGGTGGCGGCGCTGGTGCACGGCTTCGCGTCGTGGGATCCGGAGGTGCGGATCGGCGGCGTGATCCTGAACAAGGTGGGCTCGGAGCGGCACGAGGAGTTGCTGCGGGAAGCGCTGGACGCGTCCGGGGTGCCGGTGCTGGGGGCTCTGCGGCGGGGGAAGCAGGTGCGGACGCCTTCGCGGCACCTTGGGCTGGTGCCGGTCGCCGAGCGGCGGGCGGATGCGGTGGAGGCGGTTGCTGCGCTGGCGGAGCAGGTGCGGGCGGGGTGCGACCTGGATGCGGTGCTCGCCCTGGCCCGGAGTGCGCCGGAGCTCGGCGTGACTGCGTGGGAGCCCGGGGTTGCGCGGGCCGCGGACGGGCCGAGTTCGTCCGCACGGCCTGTTGTGGCCGTCGCCTCCGGGGCCGCGTTCACGTTCTCGTACGCCGAGCATGCGGAGTTGCTCTCTGCCGCCGGGGCCGAGGTCGTGCCGTTCGATCCCTTGCGGGACGAGCGGCTGCCCGACGGGACCCGGGGGCTCGTCATCGGCGGCGGCTTCCCCGAGGTGTACGCCCCGGAGCTGTCCGGCAATGAGCCGTTGCGCAAGGCCGTTGCCGAGCTGGCGTTGTCCGGGGCGCCCGTTGCCGCCGAGTGTGCCGGGTTGCTCTATCTGTCGCGGTCTCTCGACGGGCAGCCCATGTGCGGGGTGCTCGATGCGGAGGCGCGGATGTCGGAGCGGCTGACGCTGGGGTATCGGGAAGCGGTTGCGGTTTCCGACAGTTCGCTTGCCGCCGTCGGGGCTCGGATGCGCGGGCACGAGTTTCACCGGACGGTGATCGAGCCCGGGGCCGGTGCGGCTCCCGCATGGGGGATGCATCTTCCCGAGCGGCGGGTCGAGGGGTTCGTACAACAGGGTGTGCATGCCAGCTATCTGCATACCCACTGGGCTGCCGATCCCGGCATGGCCAAGAGATTTGTCGAGAGGTGTGCGGGATGA
- the cobI gene encoding precorrin-2 C(20)-methyltransferase, protein MITKLTGVGVGPGDPELVTVKGVNALRDAAVVVVPVMAAADGTDVGEPGRAEATVLHYVDAAKVVRVVFALNEREDRARREAAWDAAGARVAELLRAHGTVAFATIGDPNVYSTFTYLAQTILGLVPGTEVVTVPGITAMQDLAARSGAVLTEGTEPLTLVPVTAGSAVLKEALEGPGTVVAYKFGRLAGEVATALRETGRTEDAVWGSALGLAEESIRPASELADGGSLPYLSTLIAPARREGGRGGKL, encoded by the coding sequence ATGATCACAAAGCTGACCGGTGTCGGCGTCGGGCCCGGCGATCCTGAACTGGTGACCGTGAAGGGCGTCAATGCCCTTCGGGACGCGGCCGTCGTGGTCGTACCGGTAATGGCTGCGGCCGATGGAACAGATGTCGGCGAACCCGGCCGGGCCGAGGCGACCGTGCTGCATTACGTCGATGCGGCAAAGGTCGTCCGGGTCGTCTTCGCGCTCAATGAGCGCGAAGACCGCGCGCGGCGCGAAGCCGCTTGGGACGCGGCAGGGGCGCGGGTCGCCGAACTGCTGCGTGCGCACGGCACGGTGGCGTTCGCGACGATCGGTGATCCCAACGTCTACTCGACGTTCACGTATCTCGCGCAGACGATCCTCGGTCTGGTGCCCGGTACGGAGGTGGTGACCGTGCCCGGCATCACCGCCATGCAGGATCTGGCGGCCCGTAGCGGTGCCGTCCTGACCGAAGGCACGGAGCCGCTGACCCTCGTGCCCGTGACGGCCGGTTCGGCTGTGCTGAAGGAGGCCCTTGAGGGGCCCGGGACGGTCGTGGCGTACAAGTTCGGGCGGCTGGCCGGCGAGGTGGCGACCGCGCTGCGCGAGACCGGACGTACCGAGGACGCGGTGTGGGGATCCGCGCTCGGGCTGGCCGAGGAATCGATTCGGCCTGCGTCGGAGCTCGCCGACGGCGGATCGCTTCCGTATCTCTCGACTCTCATCGCGCCGGCGCGGCGCGAGGGCGGGCGCGGGGGCAAGTTGTGA
- a CDS encoding ZIP family metal transporter: MAVFVALGAFLMTLFGGWVAQRVTDRRHLVLGLAGGLMLGVVGLDLLPEAMEAAGDDLYGVPQALLLFVGGFLTAHLVERLLAVRRAAHGASEKRTPQVGLTAAAAMVGHSLMDGIAIGAAFQVGDGMGTTVALAVVTHDFADGFNTYTLTSLYGNKRGKAVTMLIADALAPVIGAASTSLFTLPEELLGSYLGFFGGALLYLAAVEILPEAHHEHPARSTLLCTVAGVAFIWLMVGVAG; the protein is encoded by the coding sequence ATGGCGGTCTTCGTCGCGCTCGGCGCGTTCCTCATGACGCTGTTCGGCGGGTGGGTCGCCCAGCGCGTCACCGACCGCCGCCACTTGGTGCTGGGCCTGGCGGGCGGGCTGATGCTGGGCGTCGTCGGCCTGGACCTGCTGCCGGAGGCGATGGAGGCCGCGGGCGACGATCTTTACGGGGTGCCACAGGCTCTGCTGCTGTTCGTCGGCGGCTTTCTGACGGCCCACCTGGTGGAACGCCTGCTCGCCGTACGCCGGGCGGCACACGGCGCGAGCGAAAAACGCACCCCCCAGGTCGGGCTGACGGCAGCGGCGGCCATGGTCGGCCACAGCCTGATGGACGGCATCGCGATCGGCGCGGCATTCCAGGTCGGCGACGGCATGGGCACGACCGTCGCGCTCGCCGTCGTCACCCACGATTTCGCGGACGGATTCAACACCTACACGCTCACGAGCCTGTACGGAAACAAGCGCGGCAAGGCCGTGACGATGCTGATCGCGGACGCCCTGGCGCCCGTGATCGGCGCGGCGTCCACCTCGCTGTTCACCCTTCCGGAGGAACTCCTCGGAAGCTATCTGGGCTTCTTCGGCGGCGCCCTGCTCTACCTCGCGGCCGTCGAAATCCTCCCCGAAGCCCACCACGAACACCCGGCCCGCTCCACGCTGCTGTGCACGGTCGCGGGAGTGGCCTTCATCTGGCTGATGGTGGGCGTGGCGGGCTGA
- the cobM gene encoding precorrin-4 C(11)-methyltransferase translates to MADAPTGKVTFVGAGPGAADLLTFRAARAIAKADVVIWAASLVQAEILEHAREGAEILDSAAMSLEDVVAVYERALRDGLKVARVHSGDPALWGGTQEQVDRCDELGLAVEIVPGVSSFSAVAAIAQRELTIPEVAQSVILTRLGGGKTPMPPGEEVREFARHGTTMAVFLSAARSGQLTAELLEGGYPTDTPVVIAYQVTWPEELVLRCTIATLEETVKEHKLWKHTLFLVGPALAASGTRSHLYHPGHFHGFRRADRAARAALRAAQKSAEVNTEKSGS, encoded by the coding sequence ATGGCCGATGCCCCCACCGGCAAGGTGACCTTCGTCGGCGCCGGCCCTGGCGCCGCCGACCTGCTGACCTTCCGCGCCGCGCGAGCCATCGCCAAAGCCGACGTCGTGATCTGGGCGGCCAGCCTGGTGCAGGCCGAAATCCTGGAGCACGCGCGCGAGGGCGCCGAAATCCTGGACTCGGCGGCGATGTCCCTGGAGGACGTGGTCGCGGTGTACGAGCGGGCTCTGCGGGACGGTCTGAAGGTCGCCCGTGTGCACTCCGGCGACCCCGCCCTGTGGGGCGGCACGCAGGAGCAGGTCGACCGGTGCGACGAGCTCGGTCTGGCCGTCGAGATCGTGCCGGGCGTCTCGTCCTTCTCGGCGGTCGCCGCGATCGCGCAGCGCGAGCTGACGATTCCCGAGGTCGCGCAGTCCGTGATCCTGACCCGTCTCGGCGGCGGCAAGACGCCGATGCCGCCCGGTGAGGAGGTGCGGGAGTTCGCGCGGCACGGCACGACGATGGCCGTGTTCCTGTCGGCGGCCCGGTCGGGGCAGCTGACGGCGGAGCTGCTGGAGGGCGGCTACCCGACGGACACCCCGGTCGTCATCGCATACCAGGTCACCTGGCCGGAGGAGTTGGTGCTGCGGTGCACCATCGCGACGCTGGAGGAGACGGTGAAGGAGCACAAGCTCTGGAAGCACACGCTCTTCCTGGTGGGGCCCGCGCTGGCCGCGTCCGGCACGCGCTCGCACCTCTACCACCCGGGGCACTTCCACGGCTTCCGGCGGGCCGACCGGGCGGCGCGGGCCGCGCTGCGCGCGGCGCAGAAGTCCGCAGAGGTGAATACGGAGAAGTCCGGGTCATGA